TGAGTAATATTATCCCATCCAATCGCTAAACTGGGTGTAAAATCAGGATTAAATTTATCTTCAGCGACGGCTAAATCTTGACGTTCTACAATTCGTTCTAAATATTGATTTTTAATCGTGCGGTTATTTTCTAAGGCTAAAATAATCACATCCTGCAAGGTTAATTCAACTCCATCTTGTTCAGAAACAACCGGAAGGGGCGAAGTGGGTTGAAGATTAGAAGGCTGTTGGGTCAACATTTGATATTGAGGACGACTAGCCGTTAAATTTAAAGGGGTCATACTATTCTCAATACTTTCAATAGTCGTCTCAACTTCAGAAACATTATTGTCTTCAGTTAAAGCTTGAGGACTCGGATTTAAAATATTAATATTCTCATCTAATAAATTAGGAGGGATGGAGGAATATTCCTCAAGGCTAAGTTCTTCTAATAATGGAAGAGAAGGCTTAGATTTAACGTGAGGTGCAGGGATTAAATTTCCCATCATATCGGGTGGAAGCTCCTCCGAAATTGGTTTAGAAATTGGATTAAGAGGGGGTAGAGATTGGGAAGTGGAAATTGGGGGAGAAAACCATTCTAGCTTTGAGGAAAGAGCAGAAGATTCAGGATTTATAGGTTTAGAAGGAAGTGCCATTACTACAATTCCCCCTAAACCTGATATTAAAGTTAGAATCATCCCCAAAGGTAACAAATTTAAGGGTTCAGATTCTTCCCCAGGTTCAGGGTTGAGTGATGATTCTAACTCTAAATTTTTCGGTTCCTTCATAACCCTCAAACCCTCGTTTTGTTAACAATTTATATTCTGCCCTATTCTCCTCTTAAAGCTTTCACTGGGTCAAGTTGACTGGCGCGTAATGCGGGGAAAAATCCGGCTCCCACTCCCACTAATATAGCTGAACTTAGGGAAAATATAGCGGTTTTACGTTCAAATTCATAGGGTAACTTAAATTGTTCTGCGATAACAACCGTCGCCCCATGAACTGTGACAATGGCAATTATTCCCCCGATTAAACTTAAAATAGCGGCTTCTAAAATAAATTGCAACATAATATCTAATTGCGTCGCTCCGATCGCCCGTCGTAATCCAATTTCTGGAGTTCTTTCGATCACCGATGCAATAGTAATATTAGCAATACCAACCCCTCCAACCATTAAAGCGATCGCACCGACCACTAATAAAGCTTTAGAAACAGAATCTAAGGTTTTTTGCTGTTCTAAAATATCCTCAATTGTATTCCACGTTCTAAACTTATACCCTAGAAACCGTTGTTCTAATATTTTTTTAGCTTGTTCCTCTAAAGTCTCTAAATCTTCAATTTCATAGGGACGTAACCACATCATTCTAATATTTTTTCTGCCTGTAATTGCACTATAAATTGCCATCGGAATATACAAAGAGCCCGTTGGTTCTTGCTCCTGGCTTTGTTGAGTAGCAACAATCCCAATCACAGTATAAGGTCTAAAATTAAGATAAATACTTTTTCCTAAAGGATTGATTTTTTCAAAGAGTTTATCAGCCAAAAATTGATCAATAATAATGACAGGTTTATAGGTTTCAAAATCATTAGAAGTAAAATCACGTCCAGCCACTAACTTACGTCCTGATGTGTTTAAAAAATCGATTGTTGTAGCTATAGCAGAAGGATTAGCTTGCTGATTTTGAAAAATAACCTGTTGATCTCTCATCCCATTTATGCCACTAATAGAGCGTAAAGATTTTAACTGTTGTTTTAATATTTTTAGATCTTCTAAAGTCAGTTGTGCAGACTCTTTTGTAAGAGGATTCCAATCTGGAAATATACGAATTTGTGGCGCGTCTCGTTCAGCTAATTGTTGCTCAATAACCCCACGACTAATATTACCAACTTGCAAGGTTGCATTTACCGCAGCAACTCCCATAAATACCCCAATTCCTGATAAGAAAGAACGGACGGGATTTCCCATTAAGGAACGACAACTTAATCCGATTAAACTCAAAATAGAAAGACCCATAATTCTGTATTTTTATTTTAATTGTTCTTTACTCTCCTCTTAATGCTTTTACTGGGTCAAGTTGACTGGCGCGTAATGCGGGGAAAAATCCGGCTCCCACTCCCACTAATATAGCTGAACTTAGGGAAAATATAGCGGTTTGGCGTTCAAATTGATAGGGTAACTTAAATTGTTCTGCGATAACAACTGTTACAGCATGAACCGTGACAATGGCAATTATTCCTCCCATTAAACTTAAAATAGCGGCTTCTAAAATAAATTGCAACATAATATCTAATTGGGTTGCGCCTACCGCACGCCTAAGTCCGATTTCTGGCGTTCGTTCAATGACTGAAGCAATGGTAATATTAGCAATACCAACCCCTCCAACCATTAAAGCGATCGCACCGACCACTAATAAGGCTTTAGAAACAGAATCTAAGGTTTTTTTCTGTTCTAAAATTCTCTCAGCCGTATTCCAAGCTCCAAATTTATACCCGATAAAGCGTTGTTCTAATATTTTTTTAGCTTGTTTTTCTAAAGTCTCTAAATTTTCAATTTCGTAGGGACGTAATTGCAAAGTGTTGATTTCTTTTTGTCCTGTAATAGCACTATAAATTGCCATTGGGAGATAAATAACACCTCTTGGCTCTTCCTCCCATATCGGTTTAGATACAACAATTCCAACGACAACATAAGGTCTAAAATTAATATAAATAGTTTGTCCTAACGGTTGATTGTTTTTAAAGATTTTATCAGATAAAAATTGATCAATAATAACAACATTTTGATAGTTGTTAA
This genomic stretch from Planktothrix sp. FACHB-1365 harbors:
- a CDS encoding ABC transporter permease; amino-acid sequence: MGLSILSLIGLSCRSLMGNPVRSFLSGIGVFMGVAAVNATLQVGNISRGVIEQQLAERDAPQIRIFPDWNPLTKESAQLTLEDLKILKQQLKSLRSISGINGMRDQQVIFQNQQANPSAIATTIDFLNTSGRKLVAGRDFTSNDFETYKPVIIIDQFLADKLFEKINPLGKSIYLNFRPYTVIGIVATQQSQEQEPTGSLYIPMAIYSAITGRKNIRMMWLRPYEIEDLETLEEQAKKILEQRFLGYKFRTWNTIEDILEQQKTLDSVSKALLVVGAIALMVGGVGIANITIASVIERTPEIGLRRAIGATQLDIMLQFILEAAILSLIGGIIAIVTVHGATVVIAEQFKLPYEFERKTAIFSLSSAILVGVGAGFFPALRASQLDPVKALRGE
- a CDS encoding ABC transporter permease, which produces MGLSILSLVQLSCRSLLGNPLRSFLSGIGVFMGVAAVNATLQVGNISRGVIEQQLAEQDAPQIAIYGDWNPITKDSAQLSLEDLIILRKQLKGLKSISGMNYRYSVELFFQNQQATPIAIATTLDFLNTLGRKLVAGRSFTSRDFNNYQNVVIIDQFLSDKIFKNNQPLGQTIYINFRPYVVVGIVVSKPIWEEEPRGVIYLPMAIYSAITGQKEINTLQLRPYEIENLETLEKQAKKILEQRFIGYKFGAWNTAERILEQKKTLDSVSKALLVVGAIALMVGGVGIANITIASVIERTPEIGLRRAVGATQLDIMLQFILEAAILSLMGGIIAIVTVHAVTVVIAEQFKLPYQFERQTAIFSLSSAILVGVGAGFFPALRASQLDPVKALRGE